The following are encoded together in the bacterium genome:
- a CDS encoding GAF domain-containing protein, translating into MDAAPLALVPSAGSAGRPHAPEERLDPALGTLVRSLGATGGAVCLFGWGEATLRLAAEVGLSDEGCRILRIMRAGDGGWDAALACLRDRRPRVVVASDEAPLPVLVPDGEPAGAIACLPLVVDGRPLAVVLLVGADADTFADAALVGGGERLAVIARLVETIHHRARAGQRRRRTTPALLDTIAEQALRGVAPVVAEVGRLLEWARALPGVGAVADQLATRCGARAPRAPAPRALRARRSRTPAPATSARAPPSTPRAPSRPSAGASALAAEPAASRSGLGHRRRDRRRSSPARRSTARRPGAPPR; encoded by the coding sequence ATGGACGCGGCACCCCTCGCGCTCGTGCCGTCGGCAGGATCTGCCGGGCGGCCGCACGCCCCGGAGGAACGGCTCGACCCGGCGCTGGGCACGCTCGTGCGTAGCCTCGGCGCGACGGGCGGCGCCGTCTGCCTGTTCGGCTGGGGCGAGGCGACGCTGCGCCTGGCGGCCGAGGTCGGGCTGTCGGACGAGGGCTGCCGCATCCTGCGGATCATGCGCGCCGGCGACGGCGGCTGGGACGCCGCCCTCGCCTGCCTGCGCGACCGCCGGCCGCGGGTGGTCGTCGCGAGCGACGAGGCCCCCCTGCCCGTGCTCGTGCCCGACGGGGAGCCGGCCGGCGCGATCGCCTGCCTGCCGCTCGTCGTCGACGGCCGCCCGCTCGCCGTCGTCCTCCTCGTCGGAGCCGACGCCGACACCTTCGCCGACGCCGCGCTCGTCGGCGGCGGCGAGCGCCTGGCCGTGATCGCGCGGCTCGTCGAGACCATCCATCACCGCGCCCGCGCCGGGCAGCGCCGGCGCCGGACGACGCCCGCGCTGCTCGACACGATCGCCGAGCAGGCGCTGCGCGGCGTCGCGCCGGTCGTCGCCGAGGTCGGCCGGCTGCTCGAGTGGGCGCGCGCGCTGCCGGGCGTCGGCGCCGTGGCCGATCAGCTGGCGACGCGGTGTGGAGCCCGAGCGCCGCGAGCGCCTGCGCCGCGTGCTCTCCGGGCTCGGAGGTCGAGAACGCCCGCTCCGGCGACGAGCGCTCGCGCGCCGCCGTCGACGCCGAGGGCGCCCTCGCGACCGAGCGCCGGCGCGAGCGCGCTGGCCGCCGAGCCTGCGGCGTCGCGGAGCGGGCTCGGCCATCGCCGACGAGATCGCCGGCGCTCGTCGCCCGCGCGACGGTCGACCGCGAGGAGACCTGGCGCGCCGCCCAGGTGA
- a CDS encoding LL-diaminopimelate aminotransferase, translated as MSADPWFQSLFAERIGGAGYGKGTDIYKFEKIKRAKRQALAEHPERTLIDFGIGENDGMAPAAVRERMKAEIDRPENRGYADNGIAEFKEAVARFMQRTFGVGLDAATQVNHCIGSKPALAMVPACFIDPGDVTLMTVPGYPVAGTATRYFGGEVHRLPLLRENGFLPDLDAIPADVRRRAKLLVINYPNSPTGRLATTDFYRRVVDFARANEVIVVQDAAHGLLCYDGEPLSFLSVPGAMDVGLEIHSLSKGFDMIGWRLGWFCGHPTLVQALADVKDNGDSGQFIAIQKAAVAALDDPAIWQGIRAKYRRRLEKLVAMLGRCGFTCAMPGGTYFLYTPSPKGTASGRTFENAEAASQFLIHEHSIVTVPWDDAGPHLRFSVTYEAADERAEDALMAAAEERLRSIQPVF; from the coding sequence ATGAGCGCCGATCCCTGGTTCCAGTCCCTCTTCGCCGAGCGCATCGGCGGTGCCGGCTACGGCAAGGGCACCGACATCTACAAGTTCGAGAAGATCAAGCGCGCCAAGCGGCAGGCGCTGGCCGAGCACCCCGAGCGTACGCTCATCGACTTCGGCATCGGCGAGAACGACGGCATGGCGCCGGCCGCCGTGCGCGAGCGGATGAAGGCGGAGATCGACCGCCCCGAGAACCGCGGCTACGCCGACAACGGCATCGCCGAGTTCAAGGAGGCCGTCGCGCGCTTCATGCAGCGCACCTTCGGCGTCGGGCTCGACGCCGCCACGCAGGTGAACCACTGCATCGGCTCGAAGCCCGCGCTGGCGATGGTGCCGGCGTGCTTCATCGACCCCGGCGACGTGACGCTCATGACCGTCCCCGGCTATCCGGTCGCCGGCACCGCCACGCGGTACTTCGGCGGCGAGGTGCACCGCCTGCCGCTGCTGCGCGAGAACGGCTTCCTGCCGGATCTCGACGCCATCCCCGCCGACGTGCGCCGGCGCGCCAAGCTGCTCGTCATCAACTACCCGAACAGCCCGACCGGACGCCTCGCCACCACCGACTTCTACCGCCGCGTGGTCGACTTCGCGCGCGCCAACGAGGTCATCGTCGTGCAGGACGCCGCGCACGGCCTCCTCTGCTACGACGGCGAGCCCCTCTCCTTCCTGTCCGTCCCCGGCGCGATGGACGTCGGCCTCGAGATCCATTCGCTGTCGAAGGGCTTCGACATGATCGGCTGGCGCCTCGGCTGGTTCTGCGGCCACCCGACGCTCGTCCAGGCGCTCGCCGACGTGAAGGACAACGGCGACTCCGGCCAGTTCATCGCCATCCAGAAGGCCGCCGTCGCCGCGCTCGACGACCCCGCCATCTGGCAGGGGATACGCGCGAAGTACCGCCGCCGGCTCGAGAAGCTGGTGGCGATGCTCGGCCGCTGCGGCTTCACCTGCGCGATGCCGGGGGGTACCTACTTCCTCTACACCCCGTCGCCGAAGGGGACCGCGAGCGGCCGCACCTTCGAGAACGCCGAGGCCGCGAGTCAATTCCTCATCCACGAGCACTCGATCGTGACGGTGCCGTGGGACGACGCGGGGCCCCATCTGCGCTTCTCGGTCACCTACGAGGCGGCCGACGAGCGCGCCGAAGACGCCCTCATGGCGGCCGCCGAGGAGCGGCTGCGCTCGATCCAGCCCGTGTTCTGA
- a CDS encoding zinc-dependent alcohol dehydrogenase family protein: MRAAVLEAIRKPLVVRDMPDPQCPPNGAIIRVEANGICRTDWHLWTGDWSWVGIVLPMPHVMGHEFCGVIEEVGPETRRWKKGDRVIVPFSQGEGTCEWCRSGHQNVCDTPLVPGVAYGGGYGRYVGMPNADVNLVGLPESVSFVDAASMGCRYMTAFHAVVDEGQVRAGEWVAVHGCGGVGLSAVQIAAAQGANVIAVDVSDEKLAAAKTEGAMHTINAAKDEPIGAIMGLTGGGAHVSLDALGIAATCRNSVMCVRKRGRHVQVGLTSGAEKGEIALPIDIIVLKEIRILGSLGMQAPHFAGMLRMVEAGRLDPGKLVTRTIGLEEASSVLEAMDQYRTLGVTVIGQY; encoded by the coding sequence ATGCGCGCCGCCGTACTCGAAGCCATCCGCAAGCCGCTCGTCGTTCGCGACATGCCCGATCCGCAGTGTCCGCCGAACGGCGCGATCATCCGCGTCGAGGCGAACGGCATCTGCCGGACCGACTGGCATCTCTGGACGGGGGACTGGAGCTGGGTCGGGATCGTGCTGCCGATGCCGCACGTCATGGGGCACGAGTTCTGCGGCGTGATCGAGGAGGTCGGGCCGGAGACGCGACGCTGGAAGAAGGGCGATCGCGTGATCGTGCCCTTCTCGCAGGGCGAGGGCACCTGCGAGTGGTGCCGCAGCGGGCATCAGAACGTCTGCGACACGCCGCTCGTGCCGGGCGTCGCCTACGGGGGCGGGTACGGGCGCTACGTCGGCATGCCCAACGCCGACGTGAACCTCGTCGGGCTGCCCGAATCGGTCTCCTTCGTCGACGCCGCCAGCATGGGCTGCCGCTACATGACCGCGTTCCACGCCGTCGTCGACGAGGGCCAGGTGCGCGCCGGCGAGTGGGTCGCCGTGCACGGCTGCGGCGGGGTCGGGCTCTCGGCGGTACAGATCGCGGCGGCGCAGGGCGCCAACGTCATCGCCGTCGACGTCTCCGACGAGAAGCTCGCGGCGGCGAAGACGGAAGGCGCGATGCACACCATCAACGCCGCCAAGGACGAGCCGATCGGCGCCATCATGGGCCTCACCGGCGGCGGCGCGCACGTCTCGCTCGACGCCCTCGGCATCGCCGCCACCTGTCGCAACTCGGTGATGTGCGTGCGCAAGCGCGGGCGGCACGTGCAGGTCGGCCTCACCTCGGGCGCCGAGAAGGGCGAGATCGCGCTGCCGATCGACATCATCGTGCTGAAGGAGATCCGCATCCTCGGCTCGCTCGGCATGCAGGCGCCGCACTTCGCGGGCATGCTGCGCATGGTCGAGGCCGGGCGGCTCGATCCCGGCAAGCTGGTCACGAGGACGATCGGGCTCGAAGAGGCGAGCAGCGTCCTCGAGGCGATGGACCAATACCGGACGCTCGGGGTGACGGTGATCGGGCAGTACTGA
- a CDS encoding dihydrodipicolinate reductase: MPHRVVVWGTGNAGKPAIRAVVANRALELIGVLVSDTAKVGRDAGTLAGLPATGVVATNDVDAVLGLRPDAVVYTATGDTRPGDAVDDVLRCLAAGANVVSSAIYLLLHPPSVPDDLRTRVEEACRGGGTSIFVSGIDPGWAVDLLPLVLSGVATRIDELRCREIFDYATYDQPHAVRNLIGFGRPLGETPPMLFPGALDMVWGSMVRVLADGLGVRLDGVEIVVERRPLARTIDTPEMGVFEAGTQGAFRFEVQGVVAGRPRVVCEHVTRIDPTCAPEWPQPAPGQRGSYAVLVTGEPSFEVAVTLHAGGGSAADAGNATAAARLVHAIPAVCAARPGILSTLDLPLVTGRGLL, encoded by the coding sequence ATGCCGCATCGCGTGGTGGTCTGGGGGACCGGCAACGCAGGCAAGCCCGCGATCCGGGCCGTCGTCGCCAACCGCGCCCTCGAGCTGATCGGCGTCCTCGTCTCGGATACGGCCAAGGTGGGCCGCGACGCCGGCACGCTCGCCGGCCTCCCCGCGACGGGCGTCGTCGCCACCAACGACGTCGACGCCGTCCTCGGCCTGCGTCCCGACGCCGTCGTCTACACCGCCACCGGCGACACGCGTCCCGGCGACGCGGTCGACGACGTGCTGCGCTGCCTCGCCGCCGGCGCCAACGTCGTCTCGAGCGCGATCTACCTGCTGCTGCATCCGCCGTCGGTGCCGGACGACCTCCGCACCCGCGTGGAGGAGGCCTGCCGCGGCGGCGGCACGTCGATCTTCGTCTCCGGCATCGATCCCGGCTGGGCCGTCGACCTGCTGCCGCTCGTCCTCTCGGGCGTCGCCACCCGCATCGACGAGCTGCGCTGCCGCGAGATCTTCGACTACGCGACCTACGACCAGCCGCACGCCGTCCGCAACCTCATCGGCTTCGGCCGCCCCCTGGGCGAGACGCCGCCGATGCTCTTCCCCGGCGCGCTCGACATGGTGTGGGGGTCGATGGTGCGCGTCCTCGCCGACGGGCTCGGCGTCCGCCTCGACGGCGTCGAGATCGTGGTCGAGCGGCGGCCGCTCGCGCGCACCATCGACACGCCGGAGATGGGCGTCTTCGAGGCGGGCACGCAGGGCGCGTTCCGCTTCGAGGTGCAGGGCGTCGTCGCCGGCCGGCCGCGCGTCGTCTGCGAGCACGTCACCCGCATCGACCCGACGTGCGCGCCGGAGTGGCCGCAGCCCGCCCCCGGCCAGCGCGGCAGCTACGCCGTCCTGGTGACGGGCGAGCCGTCGTTCGAGGTCGCCGTCACGCTGCACGCCGGCGGCGGCAGCGCCGCCGACGCGGGCAACGCGACGGCGGCCGCACGCCTCGTCCATGCGATCCCCGCCGTCTGCGCGGCGCGGCCGGGCATCCTCTCGACGCTCGACCTGCCGCTGGTGACGGGGCGCGGGCTCCTCTAG
- a CDS encoding response regulator, with protein MGHKPILVVEDDADVRESLVALLESEGYTVAAAADGGEALTLLRADGACMVVLDLFMPVMNGCAFLDAQRQDASVADVPVVVITADPSAADKVRSRVVDALVKPLDHERLLQMVATYC; from the coding sequence ATGGGACACAAGCCGATCCTGGTGGTGGAGGACGACGCCGACGTACGCGAGTCGCTGGTCGCGCTGCTCGAGTCCGAGGGCTACACGGTCGCCGCGGCCGCGGACGGCGGCGAAGCCCTGACGCTGCTGCGCGCCGACGGCGCCTGCATGGTCGTGCTCGACCTCTTCATGCCGGTGATGAACGGCTGCGCCTTCCTCGACGCCCAACGCCAGGACGCGAGCGTGGCCGACGTGCCCGTCGTGGTGATCACCGCCGACCCCAGCGCCGCCGACAAGGTGCGCAGCCGCGTCGTCGACGCGCTGGTGAAGCCGCTCGACCACGAGCGGCTCCTGCAGATGGTCGCGACCTACTGCTGA
- a CDS encoding GAF domain-containing protein, translating into MQARGIAPYGIALLAVGVATVTKLALDPVLGGQVPFILYFGAVVLSAWAGGVGPGLAAAAASGLMAALVFAPPPASPLAQLVRLGIFLAEGALISLVAGRQRADRDRLAAELAHRRAAQQRLVESESRFRAVVESNMIGILFWHDDGRITDANDALLRMLGYDREALARGELDWRTLVGADRLARHERALDEIHMRGVCAPFVSDIRRRDGSYLPILCAGARVRPGEGVSWLIDRTAQQRAEDALRETAEILDTVNQVGQRLVAELDVDRLVQSVTDAAVQASGARFGAFFYNKVDAQGESYTLYTLSGVPRDAFARFPLPRNTALFGPTFRGEGNVRLGDVRRDARYGQNPPHRGMPEGHLPVASYLAVPVVSRDGAVLGGLFFGHPEPGVFTERAERVVSGLAAQAAIALDNASLLERERGAREAAEAATRVKDEFLSVLSHELRTPLTAILNWLRALRREADPTRITHGLAGMERAARAQSRLIEDLLDVSRIVAGRLRLEPRPVDVRESMRAAVEMLAPTAEAKGVTLRHELPDLPLVVAGDPHRLQQIAWNLLSNAVKFTPRGGEVCVAVVRHDDAVRIVVHDSGCGIPSDFVDRVFDRFVHREAAATRREGGLGLGLAIVRHLVELHGGRVEAASDGDGRGATFTVTLPAAEMAAPATLPSDAVPDSGASSVAEGSRG; encoded by the coding sequence GTGCAAGCGCGCGGCATCGCTCCCTACGGGATCGCGCTCCTCGCCGTCGGCGTCGCGACGGTGACGAAGCTCGCGCTCGATCCCGTGCTCGGCGGGCAGGTGCCCTTCATCCTCTACTTCGGCGCCGTCGTGCTGTCGGCCTGGGCCGGCGGCGTCGGCCCGGGCCTCGCCGCCGCCGCCGCGTCCGGCCTGATGGCGGCGCTGGTCTTCGCGCCGCCGCCGGCCTCGCCGCTGGCGCAGCTCGTGCGCCTCGGCATCTTCCTCGCCGAGGGCGCGCTCATCAGCCTCGTCGCCGGTCGCCAGCGCGCCGACCGCGACCGCCTCGCCGCCGAGCTCGCCCACCGGCGCGCGGCGCAGCAGCGGCTCGTCGAAAGCGAGAGCCGATTTCGCGCCGTGGTCGAGTCGAACATGATCGGCATCCTCTTCTGGCACGACGACGGCCGCATCACCGACGCGAACGACGCCCTCCTGCGCATGCTGGGCTACGACCGCGAGGCGCTGGCGCGCGGCGAGCTCGACTGGCGCACCCTGGTCGGCGCCGATCGCCTCGCGCGCCACGAGCGCGCCCTCGACGAGATCCACATGCGCGGCGTCTGCGCGCCGTTCGTGTCCGACATCCGCCGGCGCGACGGCTCATACCTTCCGATCCTGTGCGCCGGCGCGCGCGTCCGTCCCGGCGAGGGCGTGAGCTGGCTCATCGACCGCACCGCGCAGCAGCGCGCCGAGGACGCGCTGCGCGAGACCGCCGAGATCCTCGACACCGTGAACCAGGTCGGGCAGCGGCTGGTCGCCGAGCTCGACGTCGACCGTCTCGTGCAGTCGGTGACCGACGCCGCCGTGCAGGCGAGCGGCGCCCGCTTCGGCGCGTTCTTCTACAACAAGGTCGACGCGCAGGGAGAGTCGTACACGCTCTATACGCTCTCGGGCGTGCCGCGCGACGCGTTCGCGCGCTTTCCCCTGCCGCGCAACACCGCCCTCTTCGGCCCGACGTTCCGCGGCGAGGGCAACGTCCGCCTGGGCGACGTGCGCCGGGACGCGCGCTACGGGCAGAACCCGCCCCACCGCGGCATGCCCGAAGGCCACCTGCCGGTCGCGAGCTACCTCGCCGTCCCGGTCGTGTCGCGCGACGGGGCCGTCCTCGGCGGCCTCTTCTTCGGCCATCCCGAGCCGGGCGTCTTCACCGAGCGCGCCGAGCGGGTGGTGAGCGGCCTCGCCGCGCAGGCGGCGATCGCGCTCGACAACGCGAGCCTCCTCGAGCGCGAGCGCGGCGCCCGCGAGGCCGCCGAGGCGGCGACGCGGGTGAAGGACGAGTTCCTGTCGGTGCTCTCGCACGAGCTGCGCACGCCGCTCACCGCCATCCTCAACTGGCTGCGCGCGCTCCGGCGCGAGGCCGATCCGACCCGCATCACGCACGGGCTCGCCGGCATGGAGCGCGCGGCGCGCGCGCAGTCGCGGCTGATCGAGGACCTGCTCGACGTGTCACGCATCGTGGCCGGCCGCCTGCGTCTCGAGCCGCGCCCGGTCGACGTCCGCGAGTCGATGCGCGCCGCCGTCGAGATGCTCGCTCCGACCGCCGAGGCCAAGGGCGTGACGCTCCGTCACGAGCTGCCCGACCTGCCCCTCGTCGTCGCCGGCGACCCGCATCGCCTCCAGCAGATCGCGTGGAACCTGCTCAGCAACGCCGTCAAGTTCACGCCGCGCGGCGGCGAGGTGTGCGTCGCCGTCGTCCGGCACGACGACGCGGTGCGGATCGTCGTGCACGACTCCGGCTGCGGCATTCCGTCCGACTTCGTGGACCGCGTCTTCGATCGCTTCGTGCACCGCGAGGCCGCCGCGACGCGGCGCGAGGGCGGGCTCGGCCTCGGCCTCGCGATCGTGCGCCACCTCGTCGAGCTGCACGGCGGCCGCGTCGAAGCGGCGAGCGACGGCGACGGCCGCGGCGCCACCTTCACGGTCACGTTGCCCGCGGCGGAGATGGCTGCGCCCGCTACGTTGCCGTCCGACGCCGTTCCGGATAGCGGAGCATCGAGCGTCGCCGAGGGAAGTCGAGGATGA
- the hpnR gene encoding hopanoid C-3 methylase HpnR, translating to MRVLFVHPSPLIFSEIYLRLEPLGLETVAGAAEAAGHEVRLLDLQVFRPADYRRALGTWRPDAIGFSLNYLANVPEVVAMAAEARTQLPDCRIVVGGHSASFTAADLLRHAGGAIDCVVRGEGEGVIARVLDAFAGGAALETIPGVVTAAGSGPAPLLEPDLDARPPARHLTRRRRKYFIGELDPCASVEFTRGCPWDCAFCSAWTFYGRSYRKRSPEACAAELARIAEPNVFLVDDVAFVRPEDGMAIADAMERRGVRKQFYLETRADVLLRHPEVFARWAKLGLRYMFLGIEAIDEEGLRLHRKRVHLGDNTRALEVARHLGIVVAINLIADPDWDERRFQVVREWALEVPEIVNLTVNTPYPGTETWHTESRRFTTRDYRLFDVQHAVLPTRLPLRRFYEEFTRTIDVLNRKHLGWRALWDVFGVTARLLARGQTNFLRMLWKFGGVYDVDRLLADHARPVTCELSLPGGTHVRPPAEALYVHRASAVAGA from the coding sequence ATGCGGGTCCTGTTCGTTCACCCCAGCCCGCTGATCTTTTCCGAGATCTATCTGCGTCTCGAGCCGCTCGGGCTCGAGACGGTCGCCGGCGCGGCCGAGGCGGCCGGACACGAGGTGCGGCTGCTCGATCTGCAGGTCTTCCGCCCCGCCGACTACCGCCGCGCGCTCGGCACCTGGCGGCCCGACGCCATCGGCTTCTCGCTCAACTACCTCGCCAACGTGCCCGAGGTGGTCGCGATGGCAGCGGAGGCACGCACGCAGCTGCCCGACTGCCGCATCGTGGTCGGCGGCCACAGCGCGTCGTTCACCGCCGCCGACCTGCTCCGCCACGCCGGCGGCGCGATCGACTGCGTCGTCCGCGGCGAGGGCGAAGGCGTCATCGCCCGCGTGCTGGACGCCTTCGCGGGCGGCGCTGCGCTCGAAACCATCCCCGGCGTGGTCACGGCGGCCGGCAGCGGGCCTGCCCCGCTCCTCGAGCCCGACCTCGACGCACGACCGCCCGCCCGCCATCTCACCCGCCGCCGGCGCAAGTACTTCATCGGCGAGCTCGACCCCTGCGCGTCGGTCGAGTTCACGCGCGGCTGCCCGTGGGACTGCGCGTTCTGCAGCGCGTGGACGTTCTACGGCCGCAGCTACCGCAAGCGCTCGCCCGAGGCCTGCGCCGCGGAGCTGGCGCGCATCGCCGAGCCCAACGTCTTCCTCGTCGACGACGTCGCGTTCGTGCGCCCCGAGGACGGCATGGCGATCGCCGACGCGATGGAGCGGCGGGGCGTACGCAAGCAGTTCTACCTCGAGACCCGCGCCGACGTGCTGCTGCGCCACCCCGAGGTCTTCGCGCGCTGGGCGAAGCTCGGCCTGCGCTACATGTTCCTCGGCATCGAGGCGATCGACGAGGAGGGCCTCCGGCTCCATCGCAAGCGCGTCCACCTCGGCGACAACACCCGTGCGCTCGAGGTCGCGCGCCATCTCGGCATCGTGGTCGCGATCAACCTCATCGCCGACCCCGACTGGGACGAGCGCCGCTTCCAGGTGGTGCGCGAGTGGGCGCTCGAGGTTCCGGAGATCGTCAACCTGACGGTCAACACGCCCTACCCCGGCACCGAAACCTGGCACACCGAGTCGCGCCGCTTCACGACCCGCGACTACCGCCTCTTCGACGTCCAGCACGCCGTGCTCCCGACGCGCCTGCCCCTGCGCCGCTTCTACGAAGAGTTCACGCGCACCATCGACGTGCTCAACAGGAAGCACCTCGGCTGGCGGGCGCTGTGGGACGTCTTCGGCGTCACCGCGCGCCTGCTCGCGCGCGGGCAGACGAACTTCCTGCGCATGCTGTGGAAGTTCGGCGGCGTCTACGACGTCGACCGCCTGCTCGCCGACCACGCCCGACCCGTGACCTGCGAGCTGTCGCTGCCGGGCGGGACCCACGTCCGGCCCCCGGCGGAGGCGCTCTACGTGCACCGCGCCAGCGCGGTCGCCGGCGCCTGA